The following coding sequences are from one Nonlabens arenilitoris window:
- a CDS encoding helix-hairpin-helix domain-containing protein yields MKNFNSLFLFNRKQQRGIFVLIILLFLVLIIYFIAGNRDRQSLIVEDTSVYQRQVDSLKSLAIAKQNKIYPFNPNYITDYRGYVLGLSEEELGRLHRFRESNKWINSKKDFQNVTGVSDQWLDSISPYFKFPEWVTNPKKQNTYQTSFKKRKVVVKDINVATQEELKAVYGIGPALSQRIIKERDFLKGFIDMKQVRSVYGISDSTMIQLKKHFYINKSSGARIALNTATREELLSVPYFNDYLVDQLIKQRVLREGFKSWDKVVLTSRFPEEKLELIQLYLTLD; encoded by the coding sequence ATGAAAAATTTTAATTCCCTCTTTTTGTTTAATCGTAAACAGCAAAGAGGGATTTTTGTATTAATTATTTTATTATTTCTAGTACTTATAATCTATTTCATTGCTGGGAATAGAGATCGTCAATCTCTCATAGTAGAAGATACAAGTGTATATCAAAGGCAAGTAGATTCTTTAAAATCTCTTGCAATTGCAAAACAAAACAAAATTTATCCTTTTAATCCTAACTATATTACAGACTATCGTGGTTATGTGTTGGGGCTTAGTGAAGAAGAGTTAGGGAGGTTACATCGCTTTCGCGAAAGCAACAAATGGATTAATTCCAAAAAAGATTTTCAAAATGTCACCGGTGTTTCAGATCAGTGGCTAGATAGCATAAGTCCTTATTTTAAATTTCCAGAATGGGTCACTAATCCCAAAAAGCAAAACACATATCAGACATCCTTTAAAAAACGAAAGGTTGTTGTTAAAGATATTAATGTAGCTACTCAGGAAGAACTCAAGGCTGTTTACGGTATAGGTCCAGCATTATCTCAAAGAATAATTAAAGAACGGGATTTTCTAAAGGGCTTTATAGATATGAAACAAGTAAGAAGTGTTTACGGTATTTCAGATTCTACCATGATTCAGTTAAAAAAACATTTCTATATTAATAAATCTAGTGGCGCTAGAATAGCTCTTAATACGGCAACGAGAGAAGAGCTGTTAAGTGTTCCCTATTTTAACGACTATCTAGTAGATCAACTTATAAAGCAACGTGTTCTAAGAGAAGGCTTCAAAAGTTGGGATAAAGTTGTGTTAACCTCTAGATTTCCAGAAGAAAAATTAGAGCTAATTCAGCTATATTTGACACTTGACTAA
- a CDS encoding potassium channel family protein translates to MRSKIAVAITLLITILLIGVLGFKFVQGLSWVDAIYMTVITISTVGYREVELPNDQTKIFIVLLLLFSVVIVGYAVSVITEYLISRSSLKDMRAKRKQKHIDAMENHIIVCGYGRNGRQAVEKLIDYHREFIIIEKSQEVIDDCGLDSNLFLRGNANEDEVLIKAGIERASTLITALPDDADNLFTVLSARQLNKSLKIISRASEETSYKKLKLAGADNVILPDKIGGEHMASLIVSPDLIEFWDNLSYGGDEGVNLEQVSFEQMFDDNGDCSIIDLNLRQKTGCTIIGYKSPDGNYTVNPDPKMMLTAGSKIIVVGNTQQILNLQKVYRINNEVT, encoded by the coding sequence GTGCGTTCAAAAATAGCTGTTGCCATTACCTTGCTTATTACTATCCTTTTGATAGGTGTACTAGGATTTAAATTTGTTCAAGGTTTATCTTGGGTAGATGCTATTTATATGACAGTCATTACTATCTCCACAGTAGGTTATCGGGAGGTAGAGTTGCCTAATGATCAGACTAAAATATTTATAGTATTACTTTTACTTTTTAGCGTTGTAATTGTAGGTTATGCTGTATCAGTCATTACAGAATATTTAATATCACGCAGCTCTTTAAAGGATATGAGAGCAAAAAGAAAGCAAAAACATATTGATGCTATGGAAAATCATATTATAGTGTGCGGTTATGGCCGTAACGGTAGACAGGCTGTAGAGAAACTTATTGATTATCACAGAGAATTTATTATCATAGAAAAAAGTCAAGAAGTTATCGATGATTGTGGACTGGATAGTAACCTATTTTTAAGAGGAAATGCAAACGAAGATGAGGTCCTAATAAAAGCAGGAATAGAAAGAGCTTCTACTCTTATAACTGCATTACCTGACGATGCAGATAATCTTTTTACCGTTTTAAGTGCTAGACAACTTAATAAGTCACTAAAAATTATTTCTCGTGCGAGTGAAGAAACAAGTTATAAAAAGCTAAAACTAGCAGGTGCAGATAATGTAATACTACCTGATAAGATAGGTGGCGAGCATATGGCATCACTTATTGTAAGTCCTGATTTGATCGAGTTTTGGGATAATTTAAGTTATGGTGGTGATGAAGGTGTTAACCTTGAACAAGTGTCATTTGAGCAAATGTTTGATGATAATGGAGATTGTTCAATCATCGACTTAAACCTTAGGCAAAAAACAGGTTGTACAATCATAGGTTACAAATCACCAGACGGAAATTACACCGTAAATCCAGATCCTAAAATGATGCTTACAGCTGGTTCAAAAATCATAGTAGTAGGAAATACACAGCAAATTTTAAACCTGCAGAAGGTCTATAGAATTAACAATGAGGTAACATAA
- a CDS encoding alanine/glycine:cation symporter family protein, whose product MKRIYKVCLSMLAFIMPALVFAQEAAEKGLDEKIDDAFGWATGDYVQGVFYQIPFTDEIKIYWVLFPLILGALFFTFYFKFINFTGVWRAIQVVRGKYEDIEKYGAEELYGEDGIANGVDINTVDDIEAHIDEVSDEITVDGDIKDTIRDESSDGEVSHFQALTAALSATVGLGNIAGVAVAVSVGGAGATFWMIVAGFLGMASKFVECTLGVKYRDVGPDGTIYGGPMYYLTKGLKSMGLAGLGKVLAVLFAIMCIGGSFGGGNMFQANQAAQMVENITGGTESFLYGYKWAFGLFMAVFVGIVIIGGIKSIAKVTDKIVPFMVAIYVGASLWVIFARFDMIGDAFTQIIDGAFSPEGIAGGAIGVLIQGFRRAAFSNEAGVGSASIAHSAVKTKYAASEGLVALLEPFIDTVVVCTMTALVLIITGNVSSENAGLNDADAILLTSGAFESVISWFPYVLTLAVVLFAFSTMISWSYYGYQAWAYLFGRTTRTEYTYKILFCVFVVVGSAASLGNVIGFSDAMIFSMMVPNMIGIVLLAPKVKKELNRYMGAIRLKAKAID is encoded by the coding sequence ATGAAACGTATTTATAAAGTATGTTTATCAATGCTGGCTTTTATTATGCCTGCATTAGTTTTTGCGCAAGAGGCTGCGGAGAAAGGATTAGATGAAAAGATTGATGATGCCTTTGGTTGGGCAACAGGTGATTATGTACAAGGAGTGTTTTATCAAATTCCATTTACAGATGAAATCAAAATATACTGGGTGCTATTCCCTTTAATATTAGGAGCCTTATTCTTTACTTTCTATTTTAAGTTTATCAATTTTACTGGTGTTTGGAGAGCTATTCAAGTGGTGCGAGGTAAATATGAAGATATCGAAAAATATGGAGCTGAAGAGCTTTATGGTGAAGACGGTATCGCAAACGGCGTGGATATTAACACCGTAGATGATATAGAAGCTCACATTGATGAGGTATCTGATGAAATCACTGTTGATGGTGATATTAAAGATACAATACGTGATGAAAGTTCTGATGGTGAGGTTTCTCACTTCCAGGCTTTAACGGCTGCATTATCTGCAACTGTTGGATTGGGTAACATCGCTGGTGTGGCGGTAGCGGTATCTGTAGGTGGTGCAGGAGCAACCTTCTGGATGATAGTTGCTGGGTTCTTAGGAATGGCTTCTAAATTTGTAGAGTGTACTCTAGGTGTAAAGTATAGAGATGTAGGTCCTGATGGAACTATATATGGTGGACCTATGTATTACTTGACTAAAGGTTTAAAATCCATGGGTCTTGCAGGTCTTGGAAAAGTACTCGCAGTATTGTTTGCAATTATGTGTATAGGTGGATCTTTTGGTGGTGGAAATATGTTTCAAGCAAATCAAGCAGCACAAATGGTTGAGAATATCACAGGTGGTACAGAATCGTTTTTGTATGGTTATAAATGGGCTTTTGGTTTGTTTATGGCAGTATTTGTAGGTATTGTAATCATAGGAGGAATAAAGTCTATTGCTAAGGTGACAGATAAAATTGTTCCGTTTATGGTGGCGATTTATGTAGGTGCATCACTTTGGGTGATTTTTGCTCGTTTTGATATGATAGGTGATGCGTTCACTCAAATTATCGATGGTGCCTTTAGTCCAGAAGGTATAGCAGGTGGAGCTATTGGGGTGTTGATACAAGGATTCCGTAGAGCAGCATTCTCAAATGAGGCCGGTGTAGGTAGTGCGTCTATTGCACACTCAGCAGTAAAGACTAAATATGCAGCAAGTGAAGGATTAGTAGCCTTATTAGAGCCATTTATTGACACAGTAGTTGTTTGTACTATGACTGCTTTGGTTTTAATCATTACTGGTAATGTAAGTTCTGAAAATGCTGGGCTTAATGATGCAGATGCCATCTTATTAACCTCAGGTGCTTTCGAATCAGTAATAAGCTGGTTCCCTTATGTTCTTACATTGGCTGTTGTTTTATTTGCCTTTTCAACAATGATTTCTTGGTCTTACTACGGATATCAAGCATGGGCTTACCTTTTTGGAAGAACAACGAGAACAGAGTATACGTATAAGATATTATTCTGTGTGTTTGTTGTAGTAGGGTCAGCGGCAAGTTTAGGAAATGTAATAGGCTTCTCAGATGCGATGATATTTTCTATGATGGTGCCTAATATGATCGGTATTGTTCTATTGGCACCTAAGGTAAAGAAAGAGCTTAATAGATATATGGGTGCTATTAGATTAAAAGCAAAAGCTATCGACTAA
- a CDS encoding acyl-CoA dehydrogenase family protein: MYSKYFTEEHNVFRQSFRDFLNKEAVPHIDRWEETGKIDREIFEKMGEMGYFALYYPEEYGGLNLDFFYTVIFLEEMQRINSGGFAAAMWVQAFLGAQHLLKEGDERIKQEYLVPTLTGEKIGCLGITEPFGGSDVAGMRTTAVKDGDHYVINGSKTFITNGVYSDYLVIAAKTDPDAKGRGISIFVMDRDTPGISATKLNKLGWRASDTGEIGFDNVRIPAENLMGEEGKGFPYIMQHFALERLIMGINAHARAEYALEYTAQYMKERTAFGTTIDKFQALRHGLADMYSEVEMAKNFNYSISEQLDQGLYPVKEASMSKLVSTKIADEVIYKCLQYLGGYGYIEEYPLARMWRDSRLGPIGGGTSEIMREIIAKMVMDGKDYKPAAK, from the coding sequence ATGTATTCAAAATATTTTACTGAAGAACATAATGTCTTCAGACAGAGTTTTAGAGATTTTCTTAATAAAGAAGCTGTTCCGCACATCGATAGGTGGGAAGAAACAGGTAAGATTGATCGCGAGATTTTTGAAAAAATGGGTGAAATGGGATATTTTGCTTTGTATTACCCAGAAGAATATGGCGGTTTAAATCTTGATTTCTTTTACACCGTTATATTTCTTGAAGAAATGCAGCGTATCAATTCTGGTGGTTTTGCTGCAGCTATGTGGGTTCAGGCATTTTTAGGAGCGCAACATCTACTCAAGGAAGGAGATGAACGTATTAAACAAGAGTATCTCGTGCCAACCTTAACAGGTGAGAAAATAGGATGTCTAGGTATTACAGAGCCTTTTGGTGGTAGTGATGTTGCAGGAATGAGAACCACAGCGGTTAAAGATGGTGATCATTATGTAATCAATGGTTCAAAAACCTTTATTACTAATGGTGTTTATAGTGATTATTTAGTAATCGCTGCAAAGACTGATCCAGATGCAAAAGGTCGTGGGATTTCTATTTTTGTTATGGACCGAGACACTCCAGGGATAAGTGCTACAAAACTGAATAAATTGGGGTGGAGAGCCAGTGATACAGGAGAAATAGGTTTTGATAATGTACGGATTCCTGCAGAAAATTTAATGGGAGAAGAAGGAAAAGGGTTTCCTTACATCATGCAGCATTTTGCATTAGAAAGGCTTATTATGGGTATAAATGCTCACGCAAGAGCAGAGTATGCCTTAGAATATACAGCCCAATATATGAAGGAGCGTACTGCCTTTGGAACTACTATAGATAAGTTTCAGGCCTTACGTCACGGCTTGGCAGATATGTACAGTGAAGTAGAGATGGCAAAAAATTTCAATTATTCTATTTCTGAGCAACTCGATCAAGGCTTATATCCAGTTAAGGAAGCTAGTATGTCTAAACTAGTCTCAACAAAAATAGCTGATGAGGTGATTTATAAATGTTTGCAATACTTAGGTGGTTATGGTTATATAGAGGAGTATCCTCTTGCCAGAATGTGGCGTGATAGTCGTCTAGGGCCTATCGGTGGTGGGACCAGTGAGATCATGCGTGAGATCATTGCAAAGATGGTAATGGATGGTAAGGATTATAAGCCTGCTGCAAAATAA
- a CDS encoding DUF2851 family protein yields the protein MQEDFIHYLWKFKKLSGQQLQTTEGKSVVIKSLGTHNFHSGPDFFNGRLEIDGQEWAGNIEMHVKASDWYLHGHDDDPAYDNVILHVVWIHDAEISRRDEVNIPVLEVSKYVPKALVKSYQKLFAVKNNQFINCENDFATVDDFKKVQWFEKLFFERLEQRSIHINRILKQTHNDWEALFFQVLCRSFGTKINGDAFEQLAQSIDSSTVRKLAKDAFQLEATLLGQAGLLNDIKEDRYYKLLVDEYAFAKAKFQLQPALIPMKFFRLRPANYPTIRISQLAMLYHRTPHLFGEVLLTKSRTEIHKLFEVKAASYWDMHHVFDKETKSREKTLTPSFIDLVIINCIVPIKFAHAQFTGRDKTEELLELMYDLKPESNTVVDEFKKLTKITNGLESQAVLQLKPQYCDTNKCLSCDIGVSLIRYV from the coding sequence ATGCAAGAAGATTTTATCCATTATCTCTGGAAGTTTAAAAAACTAAGTGGCCAGCAATTGCAAACCACAGAAGGTAAGTCGGTCGTGATTAAATCTTTAGGAACACACAATTTTCATTCAGGTCCCGATTTCTTTAACGGTAGATTAGAAATCGATGGTCAGGAATGGGCTGGTAATATTGAAATGCATGTAAAAGCTAGTGACTGGTACTTGCATGGTCATGATGATGATCCTGCTTACGATAATGTCATATTGCACGTGGTATGGATACATGATGCAGAGATTTCTCGCCGAGATGAGGTAAATATTCCTGTGCTAGAAGTCAGTAAATATGTGCCCAAAGCATTAGTGAAAAGCTATCAAAAACTTTTTGCTGTTAAAAACAATCAATTTATTAATTGTGAAAATGACTTTGCTACAGTAGATGATTTCAAGAAAGTTCAGTGGTTTGAAAAATTATTTTTTGAAAGATTAGAGCAACGCAGTATTCATATAAATAGAATATTAAAACAAACTCATAACGATTGGGAAGCTTTATTTTTTCAAGTATTATGTAGAAGTTTTGGGACTAAAATTAATGGCGATGCTTTTGAACAATTAGCACAAAGTATAGATTCAAGTACGGTACGCAAACTTGCAAAAGACGCATTTCAATTAGAAGCGACGCTTTTGGGTCAGGCAGGCTTACTTAATGATATTAAAGAGGATCGTTATTATAAATTATTAGTTGATGAATACGCTTTCGCGAAAGCAAAATTTCAATTACAGCCGGCTTTAATACCTATGAAGTTTTTTAGATTAAGACCTGCAAACTATCCTACCATACGTATTTCTCAACTCGCAATGCTTTATCATAGAACGCCACATTTATTTGGTGAAGTTTTACTTACAAAATCCAGAACCGAAATTCACAAATTATTTGAAGTCAAAGCGGCATCTTACTGGGATATGCACCATGTATTTGATAAAGAGACTAAATCAAGGGAAAAAACATTAACGCCATCTTTTATTGATCTGGTAATTATTAATTGCATAGTCCCTATAAAATTTGCACACGCACAGTTTACTGGAAGAGATAAAACGGAAGAGTTACTAGAATTAATGTATGATTTAAAACCAGAGTCTAATACTGTAGTTGATGAATTTAAAAAGTTGACTAAAATTACTAACGGATTAGAATCGCAAGCAGTACTGCAATTAAAACCTCAATATTGTGATACGAATAAGTGTCTAAGTTGCGATATAGGTGTTTCACTTATAAGATATGTCTAG
- the rpsU gene encoding 30S ribosomal protein S21 produces the protein MLIIPVKDGENIDRALKRFKRKFDRTGKMRELRRRQQFTKPSVAKRAQKIKASYIQHLRDAENI, from the coding sequence ATGTTAATAATACCAGTTAAAGACGGAGAAAATATCGATAGAGCCCTAAAGCGTTTCAAAAGAAAATTTGATCGTACAGGAAAGATGCGTGAACTACGTAGAAGACAACAGTTTACTAAACCATCTGTTGCTAAAAGAGCTCAAAAGATAAAAGCTTCTTACATACAGCACTTAAGAGATGCAGAGAATATCTAG
- a CDS encoding PspC family transcriptional regulator: MGIVTGLRHYMEKYGFYVSSRIADRMGMRARNVRITFIYFTFATLGVGFGVYLIIAFWLKIKDMLYVKRSSVFDL; this comes from the coding sequence ATGGGAATAGTTACAGGATTGAGACATTACATGGAGAAGTATGGCTTCTATGTATCATCACGTATCGCAGACCGCATGGGAATGCGCGCTCGCAATGTGCGTATTACCTTTATTTATTTCACGTTTGCAACATTAGGAGTGGGTTTTGGGGTCTATCTTATTATAGCCTTCTGGCTTAAAATTAAAGACATGCTTTATGTCAAAAGAAGTTCTGTATTTGATCTCTAA
- a CDS encoding T9SS type A sorting domain-containing protein — MKTLFTYLFILSSILGISQNSGIESTLPAAVNNIIEICPGDTIDFTAIDGLNYMFEWDFGNLGNQNIRVANQQFNNSGAFFVQLRTTDQNSNPVGATDYVTVVVSPEPVLDYTATDTPVLCLGDSMDITTTSQIDTVLTCDDAAFVAGTTFLPDGNGVSYQTVIIIDCFPDGATLVNPANFLGVCMNIEHSYLGDLRIELVAPNGTAIDLIPYPNSGGGTFLGEPVDDVTTTPGIGYDYCFTTQATTTMTTAAITNTTIPAGDYASETPFNNLTGVPLNGVWRLRITDNLSIDNGYIFSWFMKFGVGLESSVNYTNPAIISESWFSSPDITSTGTNQISITPTQTGLNCYDFTTTDNNGCTYTEQYCIEVLDPQTDFEAVDLYRYDSDGNGTENFNLDFNTSRIIGGLNPITTSVLYYTTLADAQSQTNPIGSTSAFANMTNPQTIYARVDNTNMLCSNIIVDFDLLLTTQPLTDTDNDGIPDLSEDLNGNGNLNDDDTDGDGIPNYQDGDDDGDGVPTAIEISATGYRIENVPFLDTDGDGIENYLDDDDDGDGVLTINEDYNNNGDPTDDDTDGSGIPDFLEVNVTLSITNIEKDGFSIYPNPLNGNNFSINFLDQNGPRYIEVLNLNGRLILSKELDTSSNSINIELPELSTGMYLVRLNRNSSLTYKLIKR, encoded by the coding sequence ATGAAAACACTCTTTACTTATCTATTTATCTTGTCATCAATTTTGGGGATTTCTCAAAATTCCGGAATCGAGAGCACTTTACCTGCGGCGGTAAATAACATCATTGAAATTTGCCCAGGAGACACTATAGATTTCACGGCCATCGATGGCTTAAACTATATGTTTGAATGGGATTTTGGAAATTTAGGTAATCAAAATATTAGAGTTGCAAATCAACAATTTAACAATTCAGGTGCGTTCTTTGTACAACTACGCACTACTGATCAAAATTCTAATCCAGTAGGCGCAACAGATTATGTAACCGTTGTGGTTTCTCCAGAGCCAGTTTTAGACTATACTGCAACAGATACGCCTGTTCTATGTTTAGGAGATTCAATGGATATAACTACTACTTCACAAATAGATACAGTACTAACTTGTGATGATGCAGCTTTTGTAGCTGGCACAACTTTTTTACCTGATGGCAATGGAGTTAGCTACCAAACTGTAATAATAATAGATTGTTTTCCTGACGGTGCGACTTTAGTTAATCCAGCAAATTTCTTGGGTGTATGTATGAATATCGAACATTCTTATTTAGGCGATTTGAGAATAGAGTTAGTTGCTCCTAATGGGACTGCGATAGATCTTATTCCCTATCCTAACTCAGGTGGCGGAACTTTTCTAGGTGAACCAGTAGACGATGTGACAACGACTCCTGGCATAGGATATGATTACTGTTTCACAACTCAAGCTACAACAACTATGACAACTGCAGCGATTACAAATACAACGATTCCTGCTGGTGATTACGCATCTGAAACGCCTTTTAATAACCTTACTGGAGTACCACTAAATGGAGTATGGAGATTAAGAATAACCGATAATTTGTCAATAGACAATGGATACATATTCAGCTGGTTTATGAAATTCGGAGTTGGTTTAGAATCTAGTGTGAATTACACTAATCCAGCAATAATAAGTGAATCATGGTTTTCAAGTCCAGATATAACCTCTACAGGAACAAATCAAATTTCAATTACACCTACACAGACAGGATTAAATTGTTACGATTTTACTACAACAGATAATAACGGCTGTACTTATACTGAACAATATTGTATAGAAGTTCTTGATCCTCAAACAGATTTTGAAGCGGTTGATTTATACAGATATGATAGTGACGGAAATGGAACTGAAAATTTTAATCTAGATTTTAATACCTCAAGAATTATTGGTGGTTTAAACCCTATAACAACATCAGTTTTATACTACACGACTCTTGCAGATGCTCAATCGCAAACCAATCCTATTGGAAGTACTAGTGCTTTTGCAAATATGACCAATCCACAAACTATTTATGCAAGAGTGGACAATACAAATATGTTATGCTCAAATATTATTGTAGATTTTGACTTATTACTTACTACTCAACCGCTCACAGATACAGATAATGATGGAATACCTGATTTGAGTGAAGATTTAAATGGAAACGGAAATCTTAATGATGATGATACTGATGGAGACGGAATACCTAACTATCAAGATGGTGACGATGATGGTGATGGTGTGCCTACCGCTATAGAGATAAGTGCTACTGGTTATAGAATAGAAAACGTTCCTTTTCTAGATACAGACGGAGATGGAATTGAAAACTATCTAGATGACGATGATGACGGAGATGGAGTTTTAACTATTAATGAAGACTACAATAACAATGGTGACCCAACAGATGATGATACAGATGGATCTGGAATCCCAGATTTTCTCGAAGTAAATGTTACTCTAAGCATTACAAATATTGAAAAAGATGGATTCAGTATCTACCCTAACCCTTTAAACGGAAATAACTTTTCCATTAACTTCTTAGATCAAAACGGCCCTAGATATATTGAGGTATTAAATTTAAATGGTCGTTTAATTTTAAGCAAAGAACTTGATACTTCCTCAAATTCAATTAACATAGAATTACCTGAGCTTTCAACAGGAATGTATTTAGTTAGATTGAATAGAAATAGCTCCTTAACTTATAAATTGATTAAAAGATAA
- a CDS encoding PLP-dependent cysteine synthase family protein: MEYAENILGTIGNTPLVKMNKLVEDLPCLVLAKYETFNPGNSTKDRMGLKMVEDAEADGRLKPGGTIIEGTSGNTGMGLALAAITKGYKLICVLADKQSKEKMDILRAVGAEVYVCPTNVEPDDPRSYYSTSKRLSEEIPNSWYVNQYDNPSNAQAHYESTGPEIWKQTDGKITHFVVGVGTGGTISGVGKYLKEQNPNIKIHGIDTYGSVFKKYHETGIFDENEIYSYVTEGIGEDILPKNVNFEIIDHFTKVTDKDAAIYTRRLAKEEGMFLGNSAGSAIKGLRQIHKEYGFTKDDVVVVLFHDHGSRYVGKFFNDDWMLEKGYINEDGSYPEEDK, encoded by the coding sequence ATGGAATACGCAGAAAATATATTAGGTACTATAGGGAATACACCTCTAGTTAAGATGAACAAGCTAGTAGAAGACCTACCATGTCTAGTACTTGCAAAGTATGAAACTTTTAATCCTGGTAACTCGACAAAGGATCGTATGGGATTAAAAATGGTTGAAGATGCTGAGGCTGATGGACGTTTAAAACCAGGAGGAACTATTATAGAAGGTACTAGTGGAAACACTGGTATGGGACTTGCTCTAGCAGCGATTACCAAAGGTTATAAGTTAATATGTGTACTTGCAGATAAACAATCTAAAGAGAAAATGGATATCCTACGTGCTGTAGGTGCTGAGGTTTATGTATGCCCTACTAATGTAGAGCCAGATGATCCACGTTCTTATTACTCTACAAGTAAGCGATTGAGTGAAGAGATACCTAATTCATGGTATGTAAATCAATACGATAACCCGTCAAATGCACAAGCACATTATGAGAGTACTGGTCCAGAAATCTGGAAACAGACCGATGGGAAAATCACCCATTTTGTGGTAGGTGTAGGTACTGGAGGAACTATAAGCGGTGTAGGTAAATATTTAAAGGAACAAAACCCTAATATTAAAATTCACGGTATTGATACTTACGGTTCTGTATTTAAAAAATATCATGAGACAGGAATCTTTGACGAGAATGAAATTTACTCATACGTTACTGAAGGAATAGGAGAAGATATCTTACCTAAAAATGTGAACTTTGAAATTATAGATCACTTTACTAAAGTGACTGATAAGGATGCTGCCATCTATACAAGAAGATTAGCAAAAGAGGAAGGAATGTTTCTAGGGAATAGTGCTGGGTCTGCAATTAAAGGTTTAAGACAGATTCATAAAGAATATGGGTTTACTAAAGATGATGTTGTAGTAGTGTTATTTCATGATCATGGTAGTCGTTATGTAGGAAAGTTTTTTAACGATGATTGGATGCTTGAAAAAGGATATATTAATGAAGATGGTTCTTATCCAGAAGAGGATAAATAA
- a CDS encoding ABC transporter permease: MNLEYFIAKRVQSSAAYKNSVSAPIIKIAIAAIAIGVIVMLIAIATGVGLQKKIKEKVSAFNGHVSISLYDRNNSITTVKPISLNQDFYPEFKSVPEVTHVQAVATLGGMIRTEKDFEGIILKGVGTDYDWSYFKDFLIDGVLPDMTLENTTRDILISDDIARRLQLKVGDKAPTYFVKPDASSNGNPTISRGFTVSGIYDSGLEEYDTKFIIGDIRHIQKINKWEIDQIGKFEVFIDDFDQLDQLGIKIFQNTDSLLNSQTIKQQYPTIFSWLALLDSNIYGIIAIILVVGIINMITALLVLILDRTRMIGILKALGAGNWLVRKIFLYNAMSLILQGLIIGNAVGLSLIGIQYFFSPFTLDPATYYVTEAPVYISLWHIIALNLGTFVLCLLVLIIPSFIISKISPVKAMRFE, encoded by the coding sequence GTGAATTTAGAGTATTTCATAGCAAAAAGAGTGCAAAGTAGTGCCGCCTATAAAAATAGCGTAAGTGCACCGATTATAAAAATAGCAATTGCCGCAATTGCCATAGGTGTAATAGTTATGTTAATAGCCATTGCCACTGGTGTCGGACTACAAAAAAAGATTAAAGAAAAAGTTAGTGCCTTTAATGGACATGTGAGTATTTCCCTTTACGACCGCAATAACTCTATCACCACCGTAAAACCTATATCTTTAAATCAAGATTTCTATCCAGAATTTAAATCTGTTCCAGAGGTAACCCATGTGCAAGCGGTTGCCACGCTAGGAGGCATGATTAGAACCGAAAAAGATTTTGAAGGTATTATTCTCAAAGGAGTTGGTACAGATTATGATTGGTCTTACTTTAAAGATTTTTTAATAGATGGTGTCTTGCCTGATATGACATTGGAAAATACTACTAGGGATATTTTAATATCAGATGACATCGCTCGCAGATTGCAACTTAAGGTAGGCGATAAAGCGCCAACTTATTTTGTGAAACCAGATGCTTCTTCAAATGGTAATCCTACTATTTCAAGAGGCTTCACAGTTTCTGGAATTTATGATAGCGGTCTGGAAGAGTATGATACTAAATTTATCATAGGTGATATAAGACATATTCAAAAAATTAATAAATGGGAAATTGATCAAATAGGGAAATTTGAAGTCTTTATAGATGATTTTGATCAACTTGATCAATTAGGTATTAAAATATTTCAAAATACAGATTCCTTATTAAACAGTCAGACCATAAAGCAACAATATCCCACTATATTCTCTTGGTTAGCTTTACTAGATTCAAATATTTATGGAATTATTGCTATAATTCTAGTAGTAGGTATTATTAATATGATTACCGCATTATTGGTTCTTATTTTAGATCGTACTCGTATGATAGGTATCTTAAAGGCGCTAGGTGCAGGAAATTGGTTAGTGCGCAAAATATTCTTATACAATGCGATGAGCTTGATTTTACAAGGACTCATTATAGGAAATGCGGTAGGTTTAAGCTTAATAGGAATTCAGTATTTCTTTAGTCCATTTACTCTAGATCCTGCAACCTACTATGTGACTGAAGCTCCTGTTTATATCTCGCTATGGCATATAATAGCACTTAATTTAGGGACTTTTGTCTTGTGTTTATTAGTACTCATTATACCTTCATTTATAATCAGTAAAATATCACCGGTAAAAGCGATGAGGTTTGAGTAG